The DNA window AATCCCAAAACTCGCCACTGCAATAAACATATTGATCATCAGTATAAACAATTTCTTTCTTTGATCACTTGTCATATAACTACTCCTATTCAAAAAACTAACATGCTTGGAACAGAGTAACATGGTTTTACGCTCTTAACAACAATCTAACGCCTATTACTCCAAAAAAATCTAACTAGTTCTTACGTTACACAAATAATAGAAGTATTCATAGATTAAATGTAGGCTCTGTTAAATTAGGCTGTTGTTTTTAGAAGAATATATTTTGTGACGAAGATCCGCAAGACTCCTGCGGAAAGCAAGTAGGTTTTCGTCCATAACAACATGATCGTTTAACAGCGCATAAATGAAAAGAACCGAAGTAACAAGAATGAGTTATCCCGTTATTTCGGTTCCTTTACTATTATTCATTTAGTTTTTCAAGCGTTTTTGCTGACCCTTGCATTGGATAAGACTCTGCAAGTGATTCATACCCTACTTTCACTTCATCATAAAGCTCTAACTTATTCCGTTGATCCATCGTCAATGAAAACCAAGTTGCATCTTTTCCAGTGTCAATTGCTTCTTGGACTGAAAGGTCTTTTGCTTCCTCTACCGTCAAATCACTCACGACTAAAATACTTCCGTTATCTTCCATATCTACAATAAGACCTGTAATGTAGCCAGTCGGCTGAGCTTGGGTTGGATTGTCTTCGAAAAACTGCATAATAAAATAAAACGTGGATCCAATAGCAATGAAGAGAACTGCTAAAATTATTCCTACAGTGTATTTCCCTCTCATACTGGAACCTCCTTATCTTATACCAACTCGGCGGAAACCTTCTGCTAATAGATATGCCTTTGCTTCATCATATGAACCAAAGCTTTCTTCTAGGTTGTAGCCATGATAGATATTCCATAACGTATCCTCTTGTAATAATGTTAACTTCGAATCTTCTTTGTTTTTCCACTCTTCTTCAATCTCTTCATCTACAAGTTCTTCTTCCTCTGTAGCTAAATAAGCAATGGAGTCTTTAATCAATTTTCTTAATTCATCAGCAGAAGCTTCACGGATATTCAAAAGCCCTTTGTCATCGGCTTCTTCATATTGTGGAAGATCTCCAACATATACAAACCCGTTCCCATTTGGATGAAGATGATAAATCACCGTTGTTTTTTCATATAAACTCTTTTCATAATGGTAATTCACTCGTTTCAGGGATACTTCTTTACGAGTTAACTCTGGAAATTCTTGAATAATTGCTTCTTTTTCTTCAAATGTTAGCATGTGATTCCTCTTTCTTTACGTTGTTTTTCATTTGTCTAGTATACCATACTCTCTACCCTCTTCGAGTCCACCATTCAGAAACAATGATGAAGCAAATAACTACTGCAATCGCAACTGCAAAAAACCATTCTGGTAAGCCACTCAATTTTGTTCCTCCTTGCTAATTCGCTTTACAAATCGTCCAAAATTTTGCGCTGTAAATCCTTCTACTTCTTTCGTAGAATAGGTCTTTATTAGCTGCTTCACTAAATTTTGCGTTTTAGAAGCATCCTCAAGTCCTGTGATAAACTCTCCGATTCCATCAAAGTCTGAACCCAATCCTATCAGATGTTTCCCCCCAAGAGAAGTGATATGATCAATATGCTCCACTAAGTCTTGAATTTCTACAGGCTTTTTAAAATGGTTAATAAACTGTGGATAGTACACGACATGAATAGGGGAATCTTTTTCGATTAATGCTTTTATTTGTTTATCCGTTAAATTTCTTGATGAATCACATATTGCACGTGCATTCGAATGGCTTGCCATCAACCACTTTGCTTTTGGCAGCACATCCCAAAAAGACTTTTCACTCAAATGAGAGACATCAATAATAATGTTTTGTTCGTTCAAAAACTCTACTACTTCTTCTCCAAAAGAGGTTAAGCCAGTACCAGAAATCTCCGAAGCACCATCTGCCACCTCATTTGCTCCATTCCATGTTAGCCCCACTAATTTTACGCCATGAGCTAATAAAAACTTAAGCCTTAGCATATCTCCGTCAATCATATCTAAACCTTCTAAAGATAATACAGCTCCAATTTGTCCCTCTTTTAATGTTTCAAGCTGTTCCCACTCGTAAATCGCAACAACATTTTCATGCTTCCCTATAATCTCTGTATGAAAAAACTCGATCTGACGCATAGCCTCTAGAAATAGCTTTTCTTTCGGAAAGCCCTCCGAAACAAACACTGCAAACAATTGAAGAGCCACTTCTCCTGCCTCTAAAGCAATTTTATTTGCTTGTAACAAAGAAGAATTCGTAAAAGATAATGGAGACTCTGCTCTAGCTAATTTGTACAGTACATCACAATGCAAATCATATACTTTCAAATTTTTGTCCTCCTCAAATAAAACCGGTACTCTTATCAAAGAGTGTCCGGTTCAATCTTAAACATTATTCAGGTGCTTCTCCAGAAAAAGCCAACCATTCTTCTCTCGACGGTCCATACATTCCTGGAACATTTAATCCTGCTTGACGCATAAGTACAGTTATCTGTCCTCTATGGTGTGTTTGATGGGATGTTAGAATGTGTAGAATATTTGCAACCGTCCACGTTTGACCATACATATCTTTTTCTTCTAGAAGTGTTTCGTCCGTCCATTGTTCCTTTATTGCTTGAACCATCGCATTACTAGACTCTTTATAAGCTTCTGCCATTTCTTGAGCAGTTGCTGGTTGAGGTGCGTCATGAGGAGTTGCAGAGAATTGTAATCCTGTTTTTCCAATCATTTCATCGATAGTAACAACTAGATGCCACGCAAGTTTCCCTAATGTTCTACCTTCTTCATATACTTTTTGTTTTAATGATTCATCTGTTAATGTATTAAAAATTTTAAATGTAGAGTCACTTTCGTGTTTCCAGTTCGTTAAAAAGTCTTCCAGTTTTCTTATCATGTTAATTCCTCCATTTAGATTATAAGTTATATTTCGTTATTTCATATGTGAAATCCTGCTTTCCAACAATTTTCTTCTGAATAGATATTAATCCACAAATATGGTAGACTACAGGATAGACAATAAGAGGACGTGAGCGAATTGATTAAAATTGAATTACCAAAACCAACTGTAACCATTACCCAACGTGAACAAGTACGCAACGAAGGTGACCTTGAAATCCCATCAATTTATGGATTTATTGACTTCCACCAAATCCCACGTGATAAAGGCGGCATCTTTATGTTTTTCAACAAAAATGATGAGCTATTGTTCGTAGGAAAAGCACGTAAAATTAGACAACGTATTAAAAAGCATTTTGAAGACAATGTTTCACCGATGATTAAACATCGTGATGAAGTTTACAAAATCAGCGTAAGTATCGTGGAAGAAGCAATGGATCGTGAAATTTATGAAACATATGCAATTAATACTTTAAAAGCAAAATATAACATCGATAAAGCATTTTTTAAATAAGAACTAATCCCTGTCGCTTACTTAGTGACATGGGATTTTTTTATTTCACTACTTCCAAAATGCTTGGATTGTGCTTTGGCTTAATGAGATTTATTGGAATCTAAACAAAATAGT is part of the Psychrobacillus sp. FSL H8-0483 genome and encodes:
- a CDS encoding DUF3221 domain-containing protein; amino-acid sequence: MRGKYTVGIILAVLFIAIGSTFYFIMQFFEDNPTQAQPTGYITGLIVDMEDNGSILVVSDLTVEEAKDLSVQEAIDTGKDATWFSLTMDQRNKLELYDEVKVGYESLAESYPMQGSAKTLEKLNE
- a CDS encoding dipeptidase, whose product is MKVYDLHCDVLYKLARAESPLSFTNSSLLQANKIALEAGEVALQLFAVFVSEGFPKEKLFLEAMRQIEFFHTEIIGKHENVVAIYEWEQLETLKEGQIGAVLSLEGLDMIDGDMLRLKFLLAHGVKLVGLTWNGANEVADGASEISGTGLTSFGEEVVEFLNEQNIIIDVSHLSEKSFWDVLPKAKWLMASHSNARAICDSSRNLTDKQIKALIEKDSPIHVVYYPQFINHFKKPVEIQDLVEHIDHITSLGGKHLIGLGSDFDGIGEFITGLEDASKTQNLVKQLIKTYSTKEVEGFTAQNFGRFVKRISKEEQN
- a CDS encoding DinB family protein, coding for MIRKLEDFLTNWKHESDSTFKIFNTLTDESLKQKVYEEGRTLGKLAWHLVVTIDEMIGKTGLQFSATPHDAPQPATAQEMAEAYKESSNAMVQAIKEQWTDETLLEEKDMYGQTWTVANILHILTSHQTHHRGQITVLMRQAGLNVPGMYGPSREEWLAFSGEAPE
- a CDS encoding nucleotide excision repair endonuclease; amino-acid sequence: MIKIELPKPTVTITQREQVRNEGDLEIPSIYGFIDFHQIPRDKGGIFMFFNKNDELLFVGKARKIRQRIKKHFEDNVSPMIKHRDEVYKISVSIVEEAMDREIYETYAINTLKAKYNIDKAFFK